ataaaaaatatatatttattatatttgggcCGGGCCAAGCCCGGAcccaaaaagtggtgcccgaggcccagcccattttttaaacgggcctcattttttgcccaagcccatatttcgggcttatatttttacccgaatcctcccatattttgggcgggcCATCAGgacgggccgggccgcccggcccatggacaggtctaataaATATACActacttttaaaaagaaaattacaaatttacatttAGAAATAATAGGGTttctattttagtattataatttttattatttctcaaaatacggctatttattattaattttcataatctttTTAACCTGGAATTCTATGTCCATGGGCGTATATGTTAgcctaaaatgtaaataaaattattttcaaggccATTGAGGTTAGGAAGGTGGAAAAGTAATTTAATCTCGACGCTTATGTTAGCatgtatgtataaattttttttttttttttaaatctcatCGTACCCTCCCAAACTCATAAAATGTGcatgccaatcgagttaagactcaatcgacataTGTACAGATGTATTTTACGAAGCAAAAAAGATGATTGATTTATAAAAAGTTGTTCCATAAAAAACACATGGATCAAGGGTTAAAGGAGGACAATCCAAATGAGTAAGGGGCATTCAAAATCTGGTCTACAAAGGTAGCTACTGATGATatgattgattttgaaaatatatagcTACAAATTTTGTGTTTGGAGAAACTGCTCATAATCTAATACTCATTTTACAACAGGCAATACAAGGAAGACTAAACACCTACCATACACATATACATTATGGGAAGGATTACTACTGAAAAGAAACTAGAAAAGGATCGAATGTTACCGGGTGACGGGAGAGTTTCACTCTCTTGGTCGAGCAAGCCAGAGGGAACTAAGAGCTCGTAATCTGGAGAAGTAATCATGTATCGCAAGAAGTGCACGAGCAGACTGGCGAGTTGTCAATATCCGGTGCATTTGTTGTAGGGTTTGCTGCCGTAGATTGTCCGCCTGATAATACTAACGTATTAGTAAACAATGACCCAAAAGCGAAAGAAGACGCAATATAAGGGTTCAAGAAACTTCCCCTCCACATTAAAGTAATACCAACAGATCAGTGTCTCAGTTTAAACTACACTTGTAGTCACCCAACAATTGATAACTTTCTTTTTTGATCACTcgattatgaaaagttacaaaataatcatccaactattcgatttttttttcctttttggtcaCCATTCAttaaataacaaacaaaaagatgatgatgcaacttttaaaattgacataatagcaacttttaaccctcaatattcatacattatgtcaatttggtcttgattctaaaaaatttaaccctcaacatttacacaatgtgtaatttggtcttttacaattttgcttttctttgtgacattcacttaaaagctaaatttgataaagaaaatataccaaaatgaaaGCACATGAAAATCCAAGatgataattttcataattttattattcttttaaaactaACCTTCAATgtcacaaagaaaagcaaaattgcaaaaaagacaattaaaaaatgtgtaaatattaagggttaattttttcagaatcgagactaaattgacacaatgtatGAATGCTGAGTATTAAAGTTGGgtaaccattttgtaacttttcattgttaggtgaccaaaacagaaatttattaatagttgagtgactaccAATATAGTTTACCCTCATATTATCTACAGAAAACTTCAAGTGACTCGAGAAAATCTTCAAAGTTTCCCGTTCTCATTTAAACTAATTACCGAGATCATCATTACCGGTTCAATGCCTTCTCCAAAAAGTTTCAAATAATGGGCAAAAAAGGGAtggaagagaaaagaaaaggcaTTACCTGACAAATAAAACCCTCAAGAGTTCCTAGCTTTCCCATGGCCATGGCCATTTGACCCATATAGTTTGCTACATTCCCAGTTGAGCCGGAAGAGCCTAAGGATCCAGTGGACAATGTCTCGGACAGAGACTGCTGCAATGCTTCCATACCTTGTGATAATGCATCTTCAGCCTGCTGGGAAGATTGTTGCAAGTTGCTAACTCCCACCAACTGTTGCTCTGTCAAAGGCTCCAATTGGTTTACAAGAAGCTACAtgcataaacattcaattctaAGATGacaaattataaagaaaacaaaatatttaagtaataCGAGGTCAGGAAGATATTGAGTTACTGACACTATATAAAAAAGTACATGAATCAGAGTTATGCATAATACATGAGCATGGCAGTCATACGGGGCAAGAAAAGATCCGAGGAACACGTGCCTAAAAAATTCATATGGCCTTACCTTTAGAAGCTCAGATGACCGAAAACCACCAAGCCACAAGAAACACCTCTCGGCAGGTGTCTTCCACATGCCTgataacaaatggaaaacatctGCCTTAGCTACGTTGCTCTTCAGCCTAAAAATTTCGTCATAGTGAGCCATAACACCGTCAACAATAATACGAAGTTCTGCATCGCCTGCATGAGAATTTACTGCCATTCTCAACTCATTAATTTGTCGATTGTGCTCTTCAAGCCACCTTCCATATTCTACATCAAATGTCATGGCACctacaaagaaaagaaatgacCGAAACAAATAGTGAAACTGATAAATACATAACCTCCACCATCACACTCCAAGCATTTGACAATTTGGTAAAAAGACCTTTCCAGtcccttcaaattttgaaattgagcaaattaatCCTTCTTAAAAAAATCAGAGCAATTTACTCCCTGTCAGTTTTGAAAGTAagcaactaaggacaattaTCACGACACTAATTTCTTAcatcaattatacataattttgattggtataataacaaatttagccctcaatgtttacattttgtcaatttggcctTAGATCTAAAAagaatcaacaaatttaacctcaagTTTTACGCATTTACACAAATGTTccaggttaaatttgttaaatgaaGACCAAATTAATAGAATGGATAAACTTTGAGGGCTAAATtcattattatatcaatcaaaattatgtataattgaccAAAAACATTAACATCATGATCAATTGTCCTTATTTGCacactttcaaaattgaaaggactaaattgctgtaatttttttgagatggaccaatttgctcaatatCGAATTTGAGAGGGACTGGAGATGCCTTTTTACCAAACAATTTCATGATACGCATGCGATGTAACAAAATGGGGGACAACATGCAGCGTCCCTACATAGCATGGTAGGGgtgtatatctatatattcCCGGAAAAAGCCTTGGGCACTGGCCTGCCCTTTTTTTACTAGCACTTATCTAGTCATGCATTAATGGAACCCATGTCTAGTATATGGTATTTTTATTCTGAAAcgaataaattcaattttatgtAATCTACAAAGAACTTATTTTAACCGTAAACGTAAGTGCTCAAGAGAAGGTAGGGGAAGCACCAATTGCATACAACATGatggaaataaataatattaccATTTCCACCCAATGAATGACTTTGATCTCCCGAGCTTGATATGAAGATACCCTACAGGGAAAGGCAGCATCATAAATAATACATGCATGAATAAATAACTGAGTACACAGTGCCTGCGATGAAGGACCAAGCTAACCTGCTGTCGTGCCCGCTGGAGCTCCTGCTCAAGTTGTGTCAACTTCAAACGACTGCTCTCCAGCTGTTGCACATATGCCTACAAATGGAGAAAAAGGATAATATGCCTCAATATAGGAAATTAAATCtacaaaatccccaaaatacCATAGAAGACTCGTGTCATCTACCATGCATTAACTTTAAAGGGAAAAGACATACTTTCTTCCTCAACCGGCTTTTTCTTGCAGCCTCACGATTTTGAGCAAGTCTGCGAAGAATCTGTAGAATATTATCAACCAAAAATCACCAATATGACCAAGCTATTATCCATGCTAATAATGAAGTGTCTAACCTTTTGATCCAAATTACTCTTTGATCGGTCACTTGAATCGGAAGCTGCAACAGCAGCATTCAGTTTTTCACTATCAAACTGCACAAAAGCAATAAAATCTGAGACCGGCAAGAACAGCAACAATTACAACATACAAAACTTGTCCCACTACAAGATCTTAGATACATGGATCAAATAACAATGTGCTCTACTTGGGActgaatttaaaataagatcAATAAAAGCTATACCCTCAGATTTTTTTCATCTGTTTCTGCATCTGTTGAGATATCAGTCCTCGGACTAGCATCAGCCATATCGGATTCCCCCCAGTTTTCTGTATGACCCCTAGATATGGAGACTGGACCTGTCTGTTGACCTCTTTCCAAGTG
The nucleotide sequence above comes from Gossypium raimondii isolate GPD5lz chromosome 13, ASM2569854v1, whole genome shotgun sequence. Encoded proteins:
- the LOC105782693 gene encoding transcription factor TGA2 isoform X3, which gives rise to MADASPRTDISTDAETDEKNLRFDSEKLNAAVAASDSSDRSKSNLDQKILRRLAQNREAARKSRLRKKAYVQQLESSRLKLTQLEQELQRARQQGIFISSSGDQSHSLGGNGAMTFDVEYGRWLEEHNRQINELRMAVNSHAGDAELRIIVDGVMAHYDEIFRLKSNVAKADVFHLLSGMWKTPAERCFLWLGGFRSSELLKLLVNQLEPLTEQQLVGVSNLQQSSQQAEDALSQGMEALQQSLSETLSTGSLGSSGSTGNVANYMGQMAMAMGKLGTLEGFICQADNLRQQTLQQMHRILTTRQSARALLAIHDYFSRLRALSSLWLARPRE
- the LOC105782693 gene encoding transcription factor TGA2 isoform X1, with amino-acid sequence MVRGSIPAHGNRAHFEASCLRLLRASTLLELRVWMANLYLGFTCGNADSAFNSAKASGQPFPTDRSYIGTLDKTPNSFTINPSALRVESQGLHLERGQQTGPVSISRGHTENWGESDMADASPRTDISTDAETDEKNLRFDSEKLNAAVAASDSSDRSKSNLDQKILRRLAQNREAARKSRLRKKAYVQQLESSRLKLTQLEQELQRARQQGIFISSSGDQSHSLGGNGAMTFDVEYGRWLEEHNRQINELRMAVNSHAGDAELRIIVDGVMAHYDEIFRLKSNVAKADVFHLLSGMWKTPAERCFLWLGGFRSSELLKLLVNQLEPLTEQQLVGVSNLQQSSQQAEDALSQGMEALQQSLSETLSTGSLGSSGSTGNVANYMGQMAMAMGKLGTLEGFICQADNLRQQTLQQMHRILTTRQSARALLAIHDYFSRLRALSSLWLARPRE
- the LOC105782693 gene encoding transcription factor TGA2 isoform X2, with the protein product MANLYLGFTCGNADSAFNSAKASGQPFPTDRSYIGTLDKTPNSFTINPSALRVESQGLHLERGQQTGPVSISRGHTENWGESDMADASPRTDISTDAETDEKNLRFDSEKLNAAVAASDSSDRSKSNLDQKILRRLAQNREAARKSRLRKKAYVQQLESSRLKLTQLEQELQRARQQGIFISSSGDQSHSLGGNGAMTFDVEYGRWLEEHNRQINELRMAVNSHAGDAELRIIVDGVMAHYDEIFRLKSNVAKADVFHLLSGMWKTPAERCFLWLGGFRSSELLKLLVNQLEPLTEQQLVGVSNLQQSSQQAEDALSQGMEALQQSLSETLSTGSLGSSGSTGNVANYMGQMAMAMGKLGTLEGFICQADNLRQQTLQQMHRILTTRQSARALLAIHDYFSRLRALSSLWLARPRE